The Roseibaca calidilacus genome has a window encoding:
- a CDS encoding DUF6324 family protein, which produces MGINSETEIEADLQIGPTDSGMVRIYVAGNGVDLPMDFDPDEAEEIAEELRVAAQAARGLGGGPKGRKG; this is translated from the coding sequence ATGGGTATCAACTCGGAAACCGAGATCGAAGCGGATTTGCAGATCGGTCCAACCGATAGCGGTATGGTCCGCATCTACGTCGCCGGAAACGGTGTTGACCTGCCGATGGATTTCGACCCTGACGAGGCCGAGGAAATCGCCGAAGAACTGCGCGTGGCCGCCCAAGCCGCCCGCGGGCTGGGCGGCGGCCCAAAGGGGCGCAAAGGATAA
- the accB gene encoding acetyl-CoA carboxylase biotin carboxyl carrier protein has protein sequence MSRNDADVAFIKALAELLNANDLTEVNVKREYGENDSLNVRVSKQMMQAAPAQAAPVTQATLPAPAPQAAEEPSPSGNPADHPGAVTSPMVGTIYLAPEPGASNFVSVGAQVAEGDTLLIIEAMKTMNHIPAPRAGVVKRILVGDASPVEFGAPLMIIE, from the coding sequence ATGTCCCGCAACGACGCAGATGTCGCCTTCATTAAAGCCCTCGCAGAATTGCTGAACGCGAACGACCTGACAGAGGTGAACGTCAAGCGCGAATATGGCGAGAATGACAGCCTGAACGTGCGCGTGTCCAAGCAGATGATGCAGGCCGCACCGGCCCAAGCCGCGCCGGTTACCCAAGCAACCCTGCCCGCCCCCGCGCCGCAGGCCGCCGAAGAACCCAGCCCCAGCGGCAACCCGGCCGATCATCCCGGCGCGGTCACCTCGCCCATGGTGGGCACGATCTACCTTGCCCCCGAACCGGGTGCGTCGAATTTCGTCAGCGTGGGCGCGCAGGTTGCCGAAGGCGACACGTTGCTGATTATCGAAGCGATGAAGACCATGAACCACATTCCCGCCCCGCGCGCGGGTGTGGTCAAGCGCATTCTGGTGGGTGACGCATCGCCCGTCGAATTCGGCGCGCCACTGATGATTATCGAATAA
- the accC gene encoding acetyl-CoA carboxylase biotin carboxylase subunit has product MFKKILIANRGEIALRVIRACREMGIASVAVHSTADANAMHVRMADEAICIGPPSSTHSYLSVPSIISACEISGAEAIHPGYGFLSENAEFVQVVEDHGIAFIGPSAEHIRMMGDKITAKDTMKALGVPCVPGSDGGVAHLQTAQSVAEGIGYPVIIKATAGGGGRGMKLARNAGELETAFRTARAEAKAAFGNDEVYIEKYLGQPRHIEVQVFGDGRGNAVHLGERDCSLQRRHQKVLEEAPGPAIDTETRARIGETCAKAVADIGYRGAGTIEFLYENGEFFFIEMNTRLQVEHPVTEAIFGVDLVREQIRVAAGLPLSITQEDLQVNGHAIEVRINAEKLPNFTPCPGRVNTYHAPGGLGVRMDSALYSGYTIPPYYDSLIAKLIVHGRDRPEALARLHRALGELIIDGVDTSVPLFHALLNEPAVLTGDYNIHWLEKFLEAPAPE; this is encoded by the coding sequence ATGTTCAAGAAAATCCTGATCGCCAATCGCGGGGAAATCGCGCTTCGCGTGATCCGCGCCTGCCGCGAAATGGGCATTGCCTCTGTCGCGGTGCATTCCACCGCTGACGCCAATGCAATGCATGTGCGCATGGCGGATGAGGCGATCTGCATCGGCCCGCCCTCGTCCACGCATAGTTATCTGTCCGTCCCGTCGATCATTTCCGCCTGCGAGATTTCGGGTGCGGAAGCGATCCACCCGGGTTATGGCTTTCTGTCGGAAAACGCCGAATTCGTGCAAGTGGTCGAAGATCACGGCATCGCCTTTATCGGCCCGTCTGCGGAACATATCCGGATGATGGGCGACAAGATCACCGCCAAGGACACGATGAAAGCACTTGGCGTGCCTTGCGTGCCCGGTTCTGATGGTGGGGTCGCGCATTTGCAAACCGCGCAATCGGTGGCAGAGGGCATCGGCTACCCGGTTATCATCAAGGCGACGGCGGGCGGCGGCGGGCGCGGCATGAAGCTGGCGCGCAACGCGGGCGAGTTGGAAACCGCCTTTCGCACCGCGCGGGCCGAAGCCAAGGCTGCCTTTGGCAATGACGAAGTGTATATCGAAAAATACCTCGGCCAGCCGCGTCATATCGAAGTGCAGGTTTTCGGTGACGGGCGCGGCAACGCCGTCCATTTGGGCGAGCGCGACTGTTCGCTGCAACGGCGCCACCAAAAGGTGCTGGAAGAAGCGCCCGGCCCCGCGATTGACACCGAAACCCGCGCGCGCATTGGCGAAACCTGCGCCAAGGCCGTGGCCGATATCGGCTATCGCGGTGCCGGCACCATCGAATTCCTGTATGAAAACGGCGAGTTCTTTTTCATCGAAATGAACACCCGGCTTCAGGTCGAACACCCTGTCACAGAGGCCATTTTCGGTGTGGACCTTGTGCGCGAACAGATCCGCGTGGCCGCAGGCCTGCCCTTGTCGATCACGCAAGAGGATTTGCAGGTCAATGGCCATGCCATCGAAGTGCGCATCAATGCTGAGAAACTGCCGAATTTCACCCCCTGCCCCGGCCGCGTGAACACCTATCATGCGCCGGGTGGCTTGGGGGTGCGCATGGATAGCGCGCTTTATTCTGGATACACGATCCCGCCCTATTACGACAGCCTGATCGCCAAACTGATCGTGCATGGCCGCGACCGGCCCGAAGCGCTGGCACGCCTGCACCGCGCATTGGGAGAGTTGATTATCGACGGTGTCGATACCTCTGTGCCGCTATTCCACGCGCTGCTGAACGAACCGGCGGTGCTGACCGGCGATTACAACATTCACTGGCTGGAAAAATTCCTCGAAGCGCCCGCGCCGGAATAA
- a CDS encoding response regulator transcription factor — MVQKRVLVIEDEPNISDAIRFILTRNGWQVEVEAGGTAALARLRADPPDALILDLMLPDMDGFEVLRHLRAAAHTRDLPVLMLTAKGQSADRDLAARLGVTCFMTKPFANSEVVAALQDIIGP; from the coding sequence GTGGTGCAAAAGCGCGTGTTGGTAATAGAGGACGAGCCGAATATCTCTGACGCGATCCGTTTCATCCTGACCCGCAATGGTTGGCAGGTCGAGGTCGAGGCCGGTGGCACCGCAGCGCTGGCGCGCCTGCGCGCCGACCCGCCCGATGCGCTGATCCTTGACCTGATGCTGCCCGACATGGACGGGTTCGAAGTGCTGCGCCATTTGCGTGCCGCTGCGCATACCCGTGACCTGCCGGTCCTGATGCTGACCGCCAAGGGCCAAAGCGCCGACCGCGATTTGGCCGCGCGGCTGGGGGTGACCTGCTTCATGACCAAGCCATTCGCCAATTCCGAAGTGGTTGCGGCGTTGCAAGACATTATCGGCCCATGA
- a CDS encoding nicotinate-nucleotide adenylyltransferase produces MPVPVLPRYLLPTAPDGASVGLFGGSFDPAHDGHVHVTHHALRALGLDRLWWLVTPGNPLKPNAPASLSARMDHAAQLVDDPRVTITGVEATLGTRKTCDTLAALQAQLPRLRFVWIMGADNLASFHRWDNWRSIAARVPIAVIARPGAQQAALGSVAARALRGHRVPKAQAAGLAHMAPPAWCFVTIPMRAISSSELRAKGRWPHS; encoded by the coding sequence ATGCCTGTGCCGGTTCTGCCGCGCTATCTGTTGCCGACTGCACCGGACGGGGCCAGCGTGGGTCTGTTCGGCGGCTCTTTCGATCCGGCGCATGACGGTCATGTGCATGTCACGCATCATGCCCTGCGCGCGCTTGGGCTGGATCGCCTGTGGTGGCTGGTCACACCGGGCAACCCGCTGAAACCCAATGCGCCCGCGTCGCTTTCTGCGCGCATGGATCATGCCGCCCAGCTCGTCGATGACCCGCGCGTGACCATTACCGGGGTCGAGGCCACGCTTGGCACCCGCAAGACCTGCGATACGCTGGCGGCTTTGCAAGCTCAGCTTCCGCGCCTGCGTTTTGTCTGGATCATGGGTGCGGACAATCTGGCCAGTTTCCACCGTTGGGACAACTGGCGCAGCATCGCAGCGCGCGTGCCCATTGCCGTCATCGCCCGGCCCGGCGCGCAACAGGCCGCGCTTGGCTCTGTCGCGGCGCGGGCCTTGCGCGGGCATCGCGTGCCAAAGGCGCAAGCTGCGGGGCTGGCGCATATGGCGCCGCCGGCTTGGTGCTTTGTGACCATCCCGATGCGGGCGATCTCATCTTCGGAATTGCGCGCTAAGGGGCGCTGGCCGCATAGCTGA
- a CDS encoding helix-turn-helix domain-containing protein, with protein MSRSALTGTRIRARRTLRGIRQTDLAREVGVSPSYLNLIEHNRRKVSAPLLSALAQALGVSSDALVEDSDTQLVEGARAAALRSDTELGELERIDDLIGRFPGWAKVLADTHARVEGLERVVEQLSDRMTHDPYLADALHEIISAVTSVQSTAAILNDDEALAPEWQDRFHRNILTDSGRLAEGAVALVNYIDNAKTGETGIASPQEEVEAWLAREGYHPPLIEGSTLDGAEAYLSGQIELASGASRQLAMAWLVQMQADAQAVPRAALHTALGTHGVAPDLLAAEFGCGLDVVLRRLAHLPPDLARAHDVPPLGLAICDMSGTLLFRRPVEGFPYPRFSGGCPLWPLYQALRQPHVPLRARLLTAGRTGRRFTAFAVACVHGLTRMDLPPVLRATMLLVPEADQADGASVLAVGASCRTCPQLDCAARREPSILATGG; from the coding sequence ATGTCACGCAGCGCCCTGACCGGCACCCGCATTCGCGCCCGGCGCACCCTGCGTGGGATACGCCAGACCGACCTTGCGCGCGAGGTCGGTGTCTCGCCGTCCTATCTGAACCTGATCGAACACAACCGCCGCAAGGTCAGCGCGCCCTTGCTCAGTGCTCTGGCGCAGGCGCTGGGGGTGTCCTCTGACGCGCTGGTAGAGGATAGCGACACTCAACTGGTCGAGGGCGCGCGCGCCGCCGCGCTGCGCTCTGACACAGAGTTGGGAGAGCTGGAGCGGATTGACGATCTAATCGGTCGTTTTCCCGGCTGGGCCAAGGTGCTGGCCGACACACATGCCCGCGTCGAGGGGTTGGAGCGCGTGGTCGAGCAGCTAAGCGACCGCATGACCCATGACCCCTACCTTGCCGATGCGCTGCACGAAATCATCTCTGCCGTGACATCGGTGCAATCGACCGCCGCGATCCTGAATGATGACGAAGCGCTGGCCCCCGAATGGCAAGACCGCTTTCACCGCAACATCCTGACGGATTCGGGGCGGCTGGCCGAAGGGGCGGTTGCGCTTGTCAATTACATCGACAACGCCAAGACTGGAGAGACCGGGATCGCCTCTCCTCAGGAAGAGGTCGAGGCATGGCTTGCGCGCGAGGGCTATCATCCGCCGCTGATCGAGGGCAGCACGCTGGATGGGGCCGAGGCCTACCTGTCCGGGCAGATTGAGCTTGCGTCGGGCGCGTCACGACAGCTTGCCATGGCGTGGCTGGTGCAAATGCAGGCCGATGCGCAGGCCGTCCCACGGGCCGCGCTGCACACGGCGCTTGGCACGCATGGCGTGGCCCCCGACCTGCTGGCTGCCGAATTTGGCTGCGGTCTGGATGTTGTGTTGCGCAGACTGGCGCATCTGCCGCCCGATCTGGCCCGCGCGCATGACGTGCCGCCGCTTGGGCTGGCGATTTGTGACATGTCGGGGACTTTGCTGTTCCGCCGCCCGGTCGAGGGCTTTCCCTATCCGCGTTTCAGCGGTGGTTGCCCGCTTTGGCCGTTGTATCAGGCGCTGCGCCAGCCGCATGTGCCCTTGCGCGCCAGGCTTTTGACGGCGGGGCGCACGGGGCGGCGCTTTACCGCCTTTGCTGTGGCCTGTGTGCATGGCCTGACCCGGATGGACCTGCCGCCGGTGCTGCGCGCTACGATGCTGCTGGTGCCCGAGGCCGATCAGGCCGATGGCGCTTCGGTTCTGGCCGTGGGGGCCAGTTGCCGGACCTGCCCGCAACTGGACTGCGCTGCACGGCGCGAGCCGTCGATTTTGGCGACAGGGGGGTAG
- the dacB gene encoding D-alanyl-D-alanine carboxypeptidase/D-alanyl-D-alanine endopeptidase, with protein sequence MRFQRRDLLTALAGAGVSLALPACAHAPERSLIPPPKPGQSADGIVRRAGLGGDIAYTLLDISRGTLLEGRGANTRLPPASVGKTITALYALEHLGAGYRFSTRVQATGPVKDGVLRGDLVLVGGGDPTLDTDALARLAARLVQGGLRRVEGRFLVWGGALPAIEQIADDQAPQAGYNPSVGGLNLNFNRVHFEWARQADDYRVTMDARSERFRPEVRLARMQIANRASPVYTFQMARGLEEWSVARGALGNSGSRWLPVRQPDIYAGEAFQALAAVQGLALPAPQRAGVPPQGQILAEHRSDTLADVLRAMLRFSTNLTAEAVGLRATVARGTMPTSLSASGRAMSDWARQRFGMSSLSMVDHSGLGAASRVSMADLANMFYRAAQDGQIRPLLREHPVRDGNGRPLPGQPFEVRAKTGTLYFVSALAGYMRSNSGREMAFAVCSSDLSRRAQVLGSGLDRPAGTADWARTARRMQQDLLTRWARTHI encoded by the coding sequence ATGAGGTTTCAGCGGCGCGACCTTCTGACGGCCTTGGCGGGGGCCGGAGTGTCGTTGGCGCTGCCCGCCTGTGCTCATGCGCCGGAACGCTCGCTGATCCCACCCCCCAAGCCCGGCCAATCGGCGGATGGCATTGTCCGCCGTGCAGGGCTTGGGGGTGATATTGCCTATACGCTGCTGGACATCTCGCGCGGCACGCTGCTGGAAGGGCGGGGCGCCAATACGCGCTTACCCCCGGCCAGCGTGGGCAAGACCATCACCGCGCTTTACGCGCTGGAGCATCTGGGCGCGGGGTATCGCTTTTCGACCCGCGTGCAGGCAACCGGTCCGGTGAAGGATGGCGTGTTGCGCGGCGATCTGGTGCTTGTCGGCGGGGGCGATCCGACGCTGGATACCGACGCATTGGCGAGGCTTGCCGCGCGTCTGGTTCAGGGCGGGTTGCGCCGGGTCGAGGGGCGCTTTCTTGTCTGGGGCGGTGCCCTGCCCGCGATAGAGCAAATTGCCGACGACCAAGCCCCGCAAGCGGGCTACAACCCGTCGGTTGGCGGGTTGAACCTGAATTTTAACCGCGTGCATTTCGAATGGGCGCGGCAGGCAGACGACTACCGCGTGACGATGGATGCGCGGTCGGAACGGTTCCGCCCGGAAGTGCGCTTGGCCCGGATGCAGATCGCCAACCGGGCCAGCCCTGTCTACACTTTCCAGATGGCCCGAGGGCTTGAGGAATGGTCAGTGGCGCGTGGTGCTTTGGGCAATAGCGGGTCGCGCTGGTTGCCGGTGCGCCAGCCCGATATTTACGCAGGAGAGGCGTTTCAGGCGCTGGCGGCGGTGCAGGGTTTGGCCTTGCCAGCCCCTCAGCGCGCAGGTGTGCCCCCGCAGGGCCAGATATTGGCGGAGCATCGTTCCGACACCTTGGCAGACGTGTTGCGCGCAATGCTGCGGTTTTCCACCAATCTGACCGCAGAGGCGGTGGGCCTGCGCGCAACTGTGGCCCGCGGCACCATGCCGACCAGCCTGTCGGCCTCTGGCCGCGCGATGAGTGACTGGGCGCGCCAACGCTTTGGCATGTCCAGCCTAAGCATGGTGGACCATTCCGGGCTTGGGGCCGCGTCGCGCGTGTCTATGGCCGATCTGGCCAATATGTTCTACCGCGCGGCGCAGGACGGGCAGATCCGGCCCTTGCTGCGCGAACACCCGGTCCGCGATGGCAATGGGCGGCCACTGCCCGGGCAACCGTTCGAGGTGCGCGCCAAGACCGGCACGCTCTATTTCGTTTCGGCACTGGCAGGGTATATGCGCAGCAATTCCGGGCGCGAGATGGCCTTCGCGGTCTGCTCGTCCGATCTGTCCCGCCGTGCGCAAGTGCTGGGCAGCGGGCTGGACCGCCCCGCAGGCACCGCCGACTGGGCGCGCACCGCGCGCAGGATGCAGCAAGATTTGCTGACGCGCTGGGCGCGGACCCATATATAA